The proteins below are encoded in one region of Limnochorda pilosa:
- a CDS encoding threonine synthase, with protein MSAVGLVCSHCGARYPVSAQYVCTQCFGSLEVAYDWDAVRHRLTTEPFPCHVPNLWRYRALLPVGGGPLIDLGTGFTPLLRADRLARELDLEELWIKNDTVNPTYSFKDRVVSVAVTAAQQMEIPVVACASTGNLAGALAAHAARAGLPAYVFVPADLEPEKLLGAAVYGPQVVAVRGSYDQVNRLCVQIADRLGWGFVNINLRPFYSEGSKTLAFETAEQLGWSLPDHVVVPVAGGSLLSKIGKGFRELLDLGLVSGTLPRISAAQAAGCAPVAHAWEEGRDQVQPVRPNTIARSLAIGNPADGALALRTIRESGGAAAAVTDREIVEGIQLLARTEGIFAETAGGVTVAALRRLVERGQVKRGERIVLYITGNGYKTVTALEGTVQQPPVLEPRFAEFERWYGSAPAPIRQAV; from the coding sequence ATGTCGGCGGTGGGTCTGGTCTGTTCCCATTGTGGCGCGCGGTATCCGGTGTCGGCCCAGTACGTCTGCACCCAGTGTTTCGGTTCCCTGGAGGTGGCCTACGACTGGGACGCGGTGCGCCATCGCCTCACCACGGAGCCCTTCCCCTGTCACGTCCCAAACTTGTGGCGCTACCGGGCCCTCCTGCCCGTGGGCGGCGGGCCCCTGATCGACCTGGGCACCGGCTTCACCCCGCTTCTGCGGGCCGACCGGCTCGCCCGGGAGTTGGACCTGGAGGAGCTCTGGATCAAGAACGACACCGTCAACCCCACCTACTCGTTCAAGGACCGGGTGGTCTCGGTGGCGGTCACCGCCGCCCAGCAGATGGAGATTCCCGTGGTGGCCTGCGCCTCCACCGGCAACCTGGCCGGCGCCCTGGCGGCCCACGCGGCCCGGGCGGGCCTTCCGGCCTACGTCTTCGTGCCGGCGGACCTGGAACCCGAGAAGCTGCTGGGGGCCGCCGTCTACGGCCCCCAGGTCGTCGCGGTGCGGGGCAGCTACGACCAGGTCAACCGGCTCTGCGTCCAGATCGCCGACCGCCTGGGCTGGGGCTTCGTGAACATCAACCTGCGGCCCTTTTACTCTGAGGGTTCCAAGACCCTGGCCTTCGAGACGGCCGAACAGCTTGGCTGGAGCCTGCCCGATCACGTGGTGGTCCCCGTCGCGGGCGGCTCCCTCCTGAGCAAGATCGGCAAGGGCTTCCGCGAGCTGCTGGACCTGGGCCTGGTCTCGGGAACGCTGCCCCGGATCTCGGCGGCCCAGGCGGCGGGTTGCGCGCCCGTGGCCCACGCCTGGGAAGAGGGCCGGGACCAGGTGCAGCCCGTGCGCCCCAACACCATCGCCCGCTCCCTGGCCATCGGGAACCCCGCGGACGGTGCCCTGGCCCTGCGCACCATCCGGGAGAGCGGGGGTGCCGCGGCGGCGGTCACGGATCGGGAGATCGTGGAAGGTATCCAGCTCCTGGCCCGCACCGAAGGCATCTTCGCCGAAACGGCCGGCGGTGTCACGGTAGCGGCCCTGCGGCGGCTCGTGGAGCGCGGCCAGGTGAAGCGCGGGGAACGGATCGTGCTCTACATCACCGGCAACGGCTACAAGACGGTCACTGCCCTGGAGGGCACGGTGCAGCAGCCGCCGGTGCTCGAGCCCCGCTTTGCCGAGTTCGAGCGGTGGTACGGCTCCGCCCCGGCACCGATCCGCCAGGCGGTCTGA
- a CDS encoding alpha/beta fold hydrolase has product MGGAGTASEGPAIRRVNVRGCATAYVDLGPPEGRPVLFVHGFASDHGVWAENLPAVAEKRRALALDLVGHGGSGRPLAPYTVSYYARHVAAFMDALDLKDVALVGVSLGGAIVATVGLRHPERLARLVLVDAAGVGRRPQSWASRQRFMPSLFWQALGRPRRSVVKRFLEEAIFASPQAVTGTWIEQTLEAHRHSRLASLVTGVTLMLPDAFLYPRLDRLGLPTLVIWGSEDRTFPLQDGRDAAARIPGARLEILDGIGHVPMQESPEEFNRRLLAFLGE; this is encoded by the coding sequence ATGGGAGGTGCCGGCACGGCGTCCGAAGGCCCGGCGATTCGCCGCGTGAACGTCCGCGGCTGCGCCACGGCCTACGTGGATCTGGGGCCGCCTGAGGGCCGTCCCGTTCTCTTCGTGCACGGTTTTGCCTCAGATCATGGCGTCTGGGCGGAGAACCTCCCGGCCGTCGCCGAGAAGCGCCGCGCCCTCGCCCTGGACCTGGTGGGCCACGGAGGCAGCGGCCGGCCGCTCGCGCCCTACACCGTCTCGTACTACGCCCGCCACGTGGCGGCCTTCATGGACGCCCTCGACCTGAAGGACGTGGCGCTCGTGGGCGTCTCGTTGGGAGGCGCGATCGTCGCTACGGTCGGCCTTCGCCATCCGGAGCGGCTGGCCCGCCTGGTCCTGGTGGACGCGGCGGGCGTGGGCCGTCGCCCTCAGTCGTGGGCCTCCCGCCAGCGCTTCATGCCCTCGCTCTTCTGGCAGGCGCTGGGCCGCCCCAGGCGGAGCGTCGTCAAACGGTTCCTGGAGGAGGCCATCTTCGCGTCTCCCCAGGCGGTGACCGGTACGTGGATCGAGCAGACCCTGGAGGCGCACCGGCACAGCCGGCTGGCGTCGCTCGTCACGGGCGTCACCCTCATGCTCCCCGACGCGTTCCTCTACCCGCGGCTCGACCGGCTCGGGCTGCCCACGCTGGTGATCTGGGGCTCCGAGGATCGCACCTTCCCGCTCCAGGACGGTCGCGACGCCGCGGCACGCATTCCGGGCGCCCGCCTGGAGATCCTGGATGGGATCGGGCACGTGCCCATGCAGGAGAGCCCGGAAGAGTTCAACCGGAGGCTGCTCGCCTTCTTGGGCGAGTAA
- a CDS encoding DUF302 domain-containing protein, which translates to MGARVYGFGKDLSLPYEQAVARLQERLREQGFGVLWEMDVPAILKEKLGVEMAGRYTILGACNPGLAHQALEKETEIGLLLPCNVVVYEHQGATRVAAVDPNAALGIVDNPELDPIASQAADRLRAAIDAV; encoded by the coding sequence ATGGGCGCGCGTGTCTACGGTTTCGGCAAGGACCTATCCCTTCCGTACGAACAGGCGGTGGCCCGTCTTCAGGAGCGGCTGAGGGAGCAGGGCTTCGGCGTGCTCTGGGAGATGGACGTTCCCGCCATCCTGAAGGAGAAGCTGGGCGTGGAGATGGCCGGCCGGTACACGATCCTCGGGGCCTGCAACCCCGGCTTGGCCCATCAGGCCCTGGAGAAGGAGACCGAGATCGGCCTCCTCCTGCCCTGCAACGTGGTCGTGTACGAGCACCAGGGTGCGACGCGGGTGGCTGCGGTCGACCCGAACGCGGCCCTGGGCATCGTGGACAACCCTGAGCTTGATCCCATCGCCTCCCAGGCGGCCGACCGGTTGCGGGCCGCCATCGACGCCGTCTGA
- a CDS encoding SGNH/GDSL hydrolase family protein has protein sequence METSRLPRLLRGAKPPRRTVVALLAALAALVLTAGAGQAGVAGTCADGVLRLAIVGDSIGVGVGAGPGAGYGHGLAWIAAGASRCPVDVRSFAHVRDTSADVLAHGHVESVLRFDPHLVVITVGGNDVNHALVAGRMGPDVRSRLRANLEEILRRLSAPGRVVVLAGLYSPFPPGHPLAADADAWLEEVGADMAEVAAGSNALWVPLREAFAGKAGRLTWITRGDPHPSPEGHALIARCIGHALGLTPVSCGALGPEPHNALPRSLVVHVAGGGAPPNPVGSSEEPVSRAEILWVDLSQGPQLAGPGAVLDVAGDGVAAAALVPVPLNAYAALWLQVGPRFVREGPPRLEAGARRFLLYSVDVSIHVRTDPLALELGARWTPAGPWQAYAGLCAPLGLEGIHPAAEEGEPPQPPCPREGRLGALFWLRWRF, from the coding sequence ATGGAGACCTCGCGCCTTCCCCGCCTGCTTCGCGGGGCCAAGCCTCCCCGCCGGACCGTCGTGGCCCTCCTCGCCGCGCTCGCGGCCCTCGTCCTCACAGCCGGAGCGGGTCAGGCCGGCGTTGCGGGGACCTGTGCCGATGGGGTCCTCCGCCTGGCCATCGTGGGCGACTCCATCGGCGTGGGGGTCGGCGCTGGACCCGGGGCAGGCTACGGTCATGGGCTGGCCTGGATCGCGGCCGGCGCCTCACGGTGCCCGGTGGACGTGCGCTCCTTCGCCCACGTGAGAGACACGTCGGCGGACGTCCTCGCACACGGGCACGTGGAGAGCGTCCTCCGCTTCGACCCCCACCTGGTGGTCATCACCGTGGGCGGAAACGACGTAAACCACGCCCTGGTGGCCGGTCGCATGGGGCCCGACGTGCGAAGCCGGCTGCGGGCGAATCTGGAGGAGATCCTCCGGCGGCTCTCTGCGCCGGGGCGGGTGGTGGTGCTGGCGGGGCTCTACTCGCCCTTTCCGCCGGGCCACCCACTGGCAGCCGACGCGGACGCGTGGCTGGAGGAAGTCGGGGCGGACATGGCAGAGGTCGCGGCCGGGTCCAATGCCCTATGGGTTCCGCTGCGCGAGGCCTTTGCGGGCAAGGCCGGGCGCCTCACCTGGATCACCCGGGGGGATCCGCACCCCAGCCCCGAAGGCCATGCCCTCATCGCCCGGTGCATCGGCCATGCGTTGGGCCTGACCCCGGTATCCTGCGGCGCGCTGGGGCCGGAGCCGCACAACGCCCTTCCCCGTTCCCTGGTGGTCCATGTCGCCGGGGGAGGCGCGCCGCCGAACCCGGTCGGATCCAGCGAGGAGCCGGTATCCAGGGCCGAGATCCTCTGGGTGGACCTCTCCCAAGGACCGCAGCTCGCCGGCCCTGGAGCAGTCCTGGACGTAGCGGGGGACGGAGTGGCCGCCGCCGCCCTGGTGCCCGTCCCCCTCAATGCGTATGCCGCTCTCTGGCTTCAGGTGGGGCCCCGCTTCGTGCGAGAAGGGCCGCCGCGGTTGGAGGCCGGAGCCCGCCGGTTCCTCCTCTACAGCGTGGACGTCTCGATCCACGTGCGCACCGATCCGCTGGCGCTGGAGCTCGGCGCCCGGTGGACACCCGCGGGCCCGTGGCAAGCGTACGCAGGTCTCTGTGCGCCCCTGGGTTTGGAAGGCATTCATCCCGCGGCAGAAGAGGGCGAACCGCCCCAGCCGCCCTGCCCCAGGGAGGGAAGGTTGGGCGCCCTCTTCTGGCTGCGGTGGCGTTTCTGA
- a CDS encoding PIG-L deacetylase family protein, whose protein sequence is MPTATSQAPSVEKPELQALLQMLPVPDLLKARRILCVQPHPDDVEVGAGGTIARLTSSGATVAYVTVTDGGLGSLNPRDPRREVALRRRREQEEAARILGVSELRWLDFPDGGAYSEDEVRGRLLAEIARFQPETVLTVDPWLPYEAHPDHRKTGFAAVGAALLSTFPGAAAARSGAEGPAKEPAPVAQGNPAAQAVTSVALCITASPNTFIDVTTTWERKMEAIRAHASQFPEVSWPFFESYFSAKAAEYGRQVEAERAEAFKVLAPVHLHVNPDAMWI, encoded by the coding sequence ATGCCGACCGCGACCAGCCAGGCTCCCTCCGTGGAGAAGCCCGAACTCCAGGCGCTGCTTCAGATGCTGCCCGTACCGGACCTGCTCAAGGCCCGGCGGATCCTCTGCGTGCAGCCCCACCCCGACGACGTGGAGGTCGGTGCGGGCGGCACCATCGCCCGCTTGACGAGCTCAGGCGCGACGGTGGCCTATGTGACCGTCACCGACGGCGGGCTGGGCAGTCTGAACCCCCGGGATCCCCGCCGGGAGGTGGCGCTCCGCCGGCGCCGCGAGCAGGAGGAAGCGGCCCGTATCCTGGGCGTCTCCGAGCTCCGCTGGCTGGACTTCCCCGACGGGGGCGCCTACTCCGAGGACGAGGTGCGCGGGCGGCTGCTGGCGGAGATCGCCCGTTTCCAGCCCGAGACCGTGCTCACCGTGGACCCGTGGCTTCCCTACGAGGCCCACCCGGACCACCGCAAGACGGGCTTCGCGGCCGTGGGCGCAGCGCTCCTCTCCACCTTCCCGGGCGCGGCTGCGGCCCGCTCGGGCGCCGAGGGACCGGCCAAGGAGCCGGCGCCGGTTGCTCAGGGCAACCCCGCGGCCCAGGCCGTCACCTCCGTAGCCCTCTGCATCACCGCCTCGCCCAACACCTTCATCGACGTCACAACCACCTGGGAGCGGAAGATGGAGGCCATCCGGGCGCACGCAAGCCAGTTCCCCGAGGTGAGCTGGCCCTTCTTCGAAAGCTACTTCAGCGCCAAAGCCGCGGAGTACGGAAGGCAGGTGGAGGCCGAACGGGCCGAGGCGTTCAAGGTGCTGGCGCCCGTCCACCTCCACGTCAACCCGGACGCCATGTGGATCTAG
- a CDS encoding MFS transporter, with the protein MSTWRKLVYSGGAVGSSLGAQALGAYLFFFYVDVSKMAPAVVGYGLALYSLWNAINDPVLGFLSDRTRTRWGRRIPYVLAGVVPLGIAFYLVWSPHLFFGEGRPTLAYFLAVTFAFDFFYTLVVLNWTALFPEMFPSLEERAQVSAWRQVFGLIGLAGALGGAPLVYSTLGWPAMGVLFGALTAIPLALSMLGAKEDPTRRGQDVGLDEALARTLVNGSFVSFALTSFLIQLVFGLLLAALPFYVKYVLRLEPVALTFIQVGLILVTLVSLLVWRRFTVAWGPKRAMQRSIGLFTLLLVLFWFPNDLTSAVAAAAAVGTGLGGILLLLDVLLSDVIDEDAVKSGARREGMYFGVHALIIRLNISAQGFIQSAVLTATGYDAELAVQPASAVLGMRLLMTAIPIGVSLLALLALHFYPLAGERLREMKERLQERERLAGREA; encoded by the coding sequence GTGTCCACCTGGAGGAAGCTCGTCTACAGCGGGGGAGCCGTGGGGTCGTCCCTTGGAGCCCAGGCCCTGGGTGCCTACCTCTTCTTCTTCTACGTCGATGTCTCCAAGATGGCGCCGGCCGTCGTCGGTTACGGCCTGGCGCTCTACTCGCTCTGGAACGCCATCAACGACCCCGTCCTGGGGTTTCTTTCGGACCGCACGCGGACCCGCTGGGGACGGCGGATCCCCTACGTACTGGCCGGTGTGGTGCCGCTGGGTATCGCCTTCTACCTGGTCTGGTCACCCCACCTCTTCTTCGGGGAGGGCCGGCCCACCCTGGCCTACTTCCTGGCGGTCACCTTCGCTTTCGACTTCTTCTATACCCTGGTCGTGCTCAACTGGACCGCCCTCTTCCCGGAGATGTTCCCCAGCCTGGAGGAGCGGGCCCAGGTGTCCGCGTGGCGGCAGGTCTTCGGCTTGATCGGCCTGGCAGGCGCCCTGGGGGGAGCCCCCCTCGTCTACTCCACCCTCGGATGGCCCGCCATGGGCGTGCTCTTCGGTGCCCTCACGGCCATCCCCTTGGCGCTGAGCATGCTGGGCGCGAAGGAGGACCCGACCCGTCGCGGTCAGGACGTGGGGCTGGACGAGGCCCTGGCACGTACCCTGGTCAATGGGTCGTTCGTCTCCTTCGCCCTCACCAGCTTCCTGATCCAGCTGGTCTTCGGGCTCTTGCTGGCGGCCCTGCCCTTCTACGTGAAGTACGTCCTGAGGCTGGAGCCGGTGGCGCTGACCTTCATCCAGGTGGGGCTCATCCTGGTCACCCTGGTATCGCTCTTGGTCTGGCGGCGCTTCACCGTGGCCTGGGGGCCCAAGCGGGCCATGCAGCGCTCGATTGGATTGTTCACCCTGCTGCTGGTGCTCTTCTGGTTCCCCAACGACCTGACGAGTGCCGTCGCCGCAGCGGCAGCGGTGGGAACGGGCCTGGGGGGCATCCTCCTGCTCCTGGACGTCCTCCTCTCGGACGTCATTGACGAGGATGCCGTGAAGTCCGGCGCTCGCCGGGAAGGCATGTACTTCGGCGTTCACGCGCTCATCATCCGTCTGAACATCTCGGCCCAGGGCTTCATCCAGAGCGCGGTCCTCACCGCCACCGGGTACGACGCCGAGCTGGCCGTTCAGCCCGCGTCGGCCGTACTGGGGATGCGCCTGCTCATGACCGCCATTCCCATCGGTGTCAGCCTTCTGGCCCTCTTGGCCCTCCACTTCTACCCCCTGGCTGGAGAGCGCCTGCGTGAGATGAAGGAAAGGCTCCAGGAGCGGGAGAGGCTGGCGGGGCGGGAGGCCTGA
- a CDS encoding FadR/GntR family transcriptional regulator → MEKFRAIQRKKGYVEIVEQLRGLIEQGTLLPGEKLPPERELAHHLGSSRPTLREALAALEIQGYLTIVNGRGIYVAESARERSPAVTWEPDLADSPFHLLEVRLALEPAAAALATRRAGEQDLETLDRLVGEMGSHLEATGRFPSELDLHFHRAVARATGNPLFQSLTEAVLERMTHPLWTRLKGRTYEHPGRARLYLEQHRELLEAIRRGDAQAAEAAMHTHLRQVEGDLLQDPEEAARVRPEAAGPPGNTG, encoded by the coding sequence ATGGAGAAGTTCAGGGCCATCCAGCGCAAGAAGGGCTACGTGGAGATCGTCGAGCAGCTCCGGGGCCTCATCGAGCAGGGCACGCTCTTGCCGGGCGAGAAGCTGCCCCCCGAGCGGGAGCTGGCTCACCACTTGGGCTCCAGCCGCCCCACGCTGAGGGAAGCGCTGGCGGCCCTGGAGATCCAAGGATACCTGACCATCGTCAACGGCCGCGGCATCTACGTGGCCGAAAGCGCCCGGGAGCGCTCGCCGGCCGTGACGTGGGAGCCCGACCTGGCCGACAGCCCCTTCCACCTGCTGGAGGTGCGCCTGGCCCTGGAGCCGGCCGCCGCCGCCCTCGCGACCCGGCGTGCGGGGGAGCAGGACCTGGAGACGCTGGACCGGCTGGTGGGGGAGATGGGCAGCCACTTGGAGGCCACGGGCCGGTTTCCGAGCGAGCTGGACCTGCACTTCCACCGGGCCGTGGCGCGCGCCACGGGCAACCCGCTCTTCCAGAGCCTCACCGAAGCGGTGCTGGAGCGGATGACCCACCCGCTCTGGACCCGCCTCAAGGGGCGGACCTACGAGCACCCCGGACGGGCACGGCTCTACCTGGAGCAGCATCGGGAACTCCTGGAGGCGATCCGGCGGGGCGATGCCCAGGCCGCCGAAGCCGCCATGCACACCCACCTGCGCCAGGTGGAGGGCGACCTCCTGCAGGACCCCGAGGAGGCGGCCCGAGTGCGGCCGGAGGCCGCCGGACCGCCCGGCAACACGGGGTAG
- a CDS encoding 2-hydroxyacid dehydrogenase, whose product MAKWKVFVTRRLPSPGLELVAEECDASVYEGDRPIPREELLRRVRGVEGLLPLLTEAIDAELMEAAGPQLRVIANYAVGFNNIDVAEATRRGILVTNTPGVLTETTADLAWALLMATARRLVEADAYMRAGKYAGWSPTLFLGPDVYGKTLGIVGFGRIGEAMARRARGFGMTVLYHDVRRRSEAEEQQLGVVFREMDDLLAEADFVTLHVDLNERTHHLIGRPQLERMKPSAILINAARGPVVDEAALVEALRTGQIAGAGLDVFEREPEMAPGLADLPNTVLVPHIASGSLETRAKMAEIAATNLLEALRGHRPPNLVNPEAWGKE is encoded by the coding sequence TTGGCCAAGTGGAAGGTCTTCGTCACCCGGCGGCTGCCGTCACCGGGCCTCGAGCTCGTGGCGGAGGAGTGCGACGCGAGCGTCTACGAAGGCGACCGCCCCATTCCCAGGGAGGAGCTGCTACGGCGGGTCCGGGGCGTGGAGGGGCTGCTCCCCCTGCTCACCGAGGCCATCGACGCGGAGCTCATGGAGGCTGCGGGGCCGCAGCTGCGGGTGATCGCCAACTACGCTGTGGGTTTCAACAACATCGACGTGGCCGAGGCCACCCGCCGGGGGATCCTGGTGACCAACACGCCGGGCGTGCTCACCGAGACCACGGCGGACCTGGCCTGGGCCCTCTTGATGGCGACGGCCCGGCGCCTCGTGGAGGCCGACGCCTACATGCGGGCCGGGAAGTACGCGGGTTGGTCGCCCACCCTCTTCCTGGGCCCGGACGTGTACGGCAAGACGCTGGGGATCGTCGGCTTCGGGCGCATCGGCGAGGCGATGGCCCGCCGGGCTCGAGGCTTTGGCATGACCGTGCTCTACCACGACGTCCGCCGGCGCAGCGAAGCCGAGGAGCAGCAACTCGGGGTTGTCTTCCGCGAGATGGACGACCTCCTGGCCGAGGCCGACTTCGTCACCCTCCACGTGGACCTGAACGAGAGGACCCACCACCTCATCGGGCGCCCGCAGCTGGAGCGGATGAAGCCCAGCGCGATCCTGATCAACGCCGCCCGGGGGCCCGTGGTGGACGAGGCGGCCCTGGTGGAAGCCCTCCGCACGGGGCAGATCGCCGGCGCAGGGTTGGACGTCTTCGAGCGGGAGCCTGAGATGGCCCCGGGGCTGGCCGATCTCCCGAACACGGTCCTGGTGCCCCACATCGCGAGCGGCAGCCTCGAGACCCGGGCCAAGATGGCGGAAATCGCCGCCACCAACCTTCTGGAGGCGCTCCGGGGTCACCGCCCGCCCAACCTGGTCAACCCTGAGGCCTGGGGGAAGGAGTGA
- a CDS encoding sugar phosphate isomerase/epimerase family protein has protein sequence MREPIEAYMRVGIVHFMAFPAAEAEGTVAETVRRIAEDDFFEAIEITRVKDPAERERVARILDQAQMAVGFGAQPIELGGKLDLNAAGEAARRRAVEELKAAIDEADAMGIHRVALLSGRDPGEAERAAATDRLAVSLEELCAHAAPKGTTVILETFDRTVDKRALMGPSGEAAALAKRIRARYDNFGLMLDLSHLPLQDEEPAGALGNARDHLVHAHVGNCVKDPSHPLYGDQHPRFGIAGGEVEVPQLADFLRVLLQIGYLGPNPKERPVVAFEVKPQPGESSELVIANAKRTLREAWARV, from the coding sequence GTGAGGGAACCCATCGAAGCGTACATGCGGGTGGGGATCGTCCACTTCATGGCCTTTCCCGCGGCCGAGGCCGAGGGTACGGTGGCGGAGACGGTCCGGCGCATCGCGGAGGATGACTTCTTCGAGGCCATAGAGATCACCCGGGTGAAGGATCCGGCCGAGCGCGAGCGGGTGGCCCGGATCCTGGATCAGGCGCAGATGGCGGTGGGCTTCGGCGCCCAGCCGATCGAGCTGGGCGGCAAGCTGGACCTGAACGCCGCCGGCGAGGCCGCCCGGCGGCGGGCGGTGGAAGAGCTGAAGGCGGCCATCGACGAGGCGGACGCCATGGGCATCCACCGGGTGGCACTCCTCTCGGGGAGGGACCCCGGCGAGGCCGAGCGGGCCGCCGCCACCGATCGCCTGGCTGTCTCTCTGGAGGAGCTCTGTGCCCACGCAGCGCCGAAGGGCACCACCGTGATCCTGGAGACCTTCGACCGCACCGTGGACAAGAGGGCCCTCATGGGCCCGTCCGGGGAGGCGGCCGCCCTCGCCAAGCGGATCCGCGCCCGGTACGACAATTTCGGCCTCATGCTGGACCTCTCGCACCTGCCCCTGCAGGACGAGGAACCAGCCGGCGCCCTCGGTAACGCTCGGGACCACCTCGTCCACGCCCATGTGGGCAACTGTGTGAAGGACCCCTCCCACCCGCTCTACGGCGACCAGCACCCGAGGTTCGGCATCGCGGGTGGCGAGGTGGAGGTCCCCCAGCTCGCGGACTTCCTTCGGGTGCTGCTGCAGATCGGCTACCTGGGACCGAATCCCAAGGAGCGGCCGGTGGTGGCCTTCGAGGTGAAGCCCCAGCCAGGGGAGAGCTCCGAGCTGGTCATCGCCAACGCCAAGCGCACGTTGCGGGAGGCCTGGGCCAGGGTGTGA
- a CDS encoding GntR family transcriptional regulator yields MGGDGFTLHLDFSATRPIYLQIVDEVKRAIARGELRPGDRIPSQRDLAVQVRVNPNTVQRAYREMERLEMTETVRGEGTFVTQNPALVRSLRGEMAQRALERFLQEMRGLGFEEPEIRKRVERALGSHGEGEDGHGGA; encoded by the coding sequence ATGGGCGGCGACGGGTTCACCCTGCACCTCGACTTCTCGGCAACGCGCCCGATCTATCTGCAGATCGTCGACGAGGTGAAGCGGGCCATCGCACGGGGCGAGCTGCGGCCGGGGGACCGGATCCCCTCCCAGCGCGACCTGGCCGTGCAGGTGCGGGTCAATCCCAATACCGTCCAGAGGGCCTACCGGGAGATGGAGCGCCTCGAGATGACCGAGACCGTTCGGGGAGAGGGAACCTTCGTGACACAGAATCCGGCGCTGGTGCGGTCGCTGCGTGGAGAGATGGCCCAGCGGGCGCTGGAGCGCTTCCTGCAGGAAATGCGGGGTCTCGGCTTCGAGGAGCCGGAGATCAGGAAACGGGTCGAGCGGGCCCTCGGGAGCCACGGGGAAGGAGAGGATGGACATGGCGGAGCGTGA
- a CDS encoding ABC transporter ATP-binding protein, translating into MAERERDRAAGRDGNPLEEGAGRVPAGGGTPVLEVHDLVKRYPGADAVNGISLILQRGTVLGLLGPNGSGKSTLLKTVAGLVHPDSGEIRVEGLPVGTATKARVAYLPEVDPFHRWMRVGQVLDLVGAFYGDWDPARAQELLHFMNLTPDAKVGSLSKGMRARLRLVVTLARNAPLLLLDEPLSGIDVASRARIIQGLIRQYRGGEQTLVVSTHEVGEVEGILERVVFLETGRIRLEGEADALRDEHGGSLQQIFEEVFA; encoded by the coding sequence ATGGCGGAGCGTGAGCGTGACAGGGCCGCCGGGCGCGACGGGAATCCGCTCGAAGAGGGTGCCGGCCGGGTGCCTGCCGGCGGTGGGACGCCCGTGCTGGAGGTTCACGACCTGGTGAAGCGCTACCCCGGAGCGGACGCGGTGAACGGCATCAGCCTCATTCTCCAGCGGGGCACGGTGCTGGGCCTGCTGGGGCCCAACGGCTCGGGCAAGTCGACGCTGCTCAAGACCGTCGCCGGGCTGGTCCACCCCGACTCGGGCGAGATCAGGGTGGAGGGCCTCCCCGTGGGCACCGCCACCAAAGCCCGGGTGGCCTACCTGCCCGAGGTGGACCCCTTCCACCGGTGGATGCGGGTGGGCCAGGTGCTGGATCTGGTGGGTGCCTTCTACGGCGACTGGGATCCGGCGCGGGCCCAGGAGCTGTTGCACTTCATGAACCTCACCCCCGACGCGAAGGTGGGGAGCCTCTCCAAGGGCATGCGGGCCCGCCTGCGGCTGGTGGTGACTCTGGCCCGTAATGCGCCGCTGCTTCTCCTGGACGAGCCTCTCTCGGGCATCGACGTCGCCTCCCGGGCTCGCATCATCCAGGGCCTCATCCGTCAATACCGGGGCGGCGAGCAGACCCTGGTGGTCTCCACCCACGAGGTGGGGGAGGTGGAGGGGATCCTGGAGCGGGTGGTCTTCCTGGAGACGGGCCGGATCCGCCTGGAGGGTGAGGCCGACGCGCTGCGCGACGAGCACGGCGGCTCCCTCCAGCAGATCTTCGAGGAGGTGTTCGCATGA